Part of the Falco cherrug isolate bFalChe1 chromosome 1, bFalChe1.pri, whole genome shotgun sequence genome, GAAGAGGTAGGTATCGTTTGCTGACATGTGCATTTGCTCTTACCCAGAGCTTGGGAAGAATGACTGGCTATCACAGGACCTGAGCAAAACTGGACCTGAACCTGTCCTGCTGAACAGAACCACCCCGTAGCTGGGGCCTTGCCGCCAGCCAGCCAACAACCCTACCTGCTCCTGTTCATGCTTGTGCCTCTCACACCTACACATGACCCTGCAAAGCCAGTGCCAAGCATGGGGAAAGCAGCCCTAGAGTCCTGTCAGGGTAGTTCTGATCAGGTTCCTGCTAGCCGCCTGGTACAAGTGGCATCTTAAAAAccaaatctaaagaaaaaaatcaggttaaaagtaatttccaagTCATGCTGCCCACAGAAGTGCCCCTCTTGGCTATCCTTGTTGTAACGTCATGTTTTCCTGCCGGTTAATTATGTCGAGGAATAACAAGACGAGACAAcagaaacccacaaaacaaaaataggaaccagaaaggaaagcatCTGTTATCTTTGTGAGATAAAGTCGTCCTCCACCAGCCAGCTGTCATAGGAGGTGGATGGGACTTCTTCGTGACAGCACAACTATTTAACAGGTGATAAGCTATAAAATTTTATCAGATCTCATTTCTATTCATACTGACTTTACTATCACCTAGGACAGGAAAGGCCCAGAAGAACCAACCAGCAAAATACAACGTCACTAGTTAGGACTGTAAGAATGCAAAAGAGCcgtgaaagagaaaatgagcgAGCGTAGCGTTTTCCTAGCTTCTCTGTCCTAGCAGCGAAGCCCAGAGGACTGCCTCTTCCGCGGGCACCCCCCTCCCCGACTCTGCTCTTTAGGTGTACGGAAGCATTAAAGCACCAAGCGGTCTAGTTGGTACCTGTCCAGTGTTCTTGAACAGCAGtaacagcttcagcagcaccaaGACCTGGTGTTCTTTCCATAGCAGAAATACCAGGCAGCAATATCGAGAAGCGTCTGAATCCCCTGCTGAGCGCTGTGCGGCACTCAGCACTTCATAAACCCACCGCTCCTCACTTAGGCTGAGCTCCCGATAGAGTCACGTCCTTaacctttctctctctctcttcacGTCTACCCTGCGAGACATTCCTCCATCTCCTAGATGGACAGCCTGCGTTGTCTCCTTCCCCTCTTACCTACACAGGTTACACgcctctgctcctctcccacctgAGCTGTGAGCCATACATCCTGGTTTCAACATCACTCGGATGTGCAAggcaaacatttctgttgtgCAATTCCAGGGCCTTTTGTTTAGTTTGCATTACGAGAGCTTTCAAAATCATTACTTGTCAGTAGGTAATACAAGGAGATACTAAACCTCATGATCCATCCGCTCACAGATGGGGTACTGCAAGTCACAAcatgggcagggcagggtgacgGGCTCAtcatctgcaaagcaaagcagagttACATCCCCTACCAGAGAGAAGTCTGGCGCAGTTGGATCCCTACGCAACAGGCTGCTGTTCTGTGTCACAGGACGGCAACCTGAGCTCACACTAAGGCAACAGTTACTCTAGTCACACTTGCTGAATTCATTCCACATCAGCAAATCCACGCCATCCAGCGTGAGAGCAGTGTTTTGGGATCCAAGTTAAAGGCAGTGGTCTGCTAAAAAAGCCCACGACTGCCTTCAATAAATCCTTTAGCACCATTTCTCCTTTCACAACCAGCTGACGCTTCATGTCTGCCCCACTGATAATAGTCTCAGCGATGTCCGGGACGTCACTGCAGAGATGCGCAGTGCTACAGACGTGACCCCACATCCAGATCTTACCTACCCTGCTGCTTAACCGAGGAGGAGCGCAGCTGCCGCACAACCCCAGGCAGAATGTGCCGCGAGCAAACAACTCCCGCTTTCATTGCGAAGCTCGATACTTTGAGACAAAAGAACCGGCAGTGGCCTGGGCTCTCACCCCAGGGACCTCAGCAGTCCTCTGTGTAGCTGGCTTATACCTTTGCAGTTCTGTTCCACGGGAAAATCAGCCCACTCCCAGTGGCTCTGGAGCTGTCATTACCCAGTGTTTTCccagaaagaattaaaaacccTTGCGCTTGGATCGGCTGCCAAATGTCCAATATGAAGCTGGTTATTACTCATCTCTGCACCTCACCTCGCCTCtaatttctttgtgctgctgaaacaTTGCTTCTGCTAATGTCCTTAAGGGGTGTCCCCTACACAGCTGctataaatctgcttttctagCCCCTTGGGCATTCCCCACAAAGGCCCAGCATAGTTACCTGTTCCTGATTCGCTTGCACTGTACCAAAGGTCTTGCCAATATGCATCCTCATCTTCATCCGTGAAGTCAGATGGTGCACTTCCTTGGGTTTGTATCCCTTCTAGCCCACAGACCTGAGGATGTTCTTTCAGGTCTCTCACCAATATGTAGCGGTGGCAGTTCTCACACTTCTCTGTCCGTGTTCCACAGTAAAGCTCATGGTTAACCATGGCTTTCAAAGGTAGTTGTATTTCACAATAAGGGCATAGGACGAGTCGGAGAAGGCACACGAACGCCTGGAAAAAGAACAAGGGATTATTCTTCACATATGGAAGGATGAGGCAAAGGTGGAGGGAGGTTCTCCATTTGCTGAAGAGCTGAGCGGTCCATTGTTTCTTTAGCCAGTTCCAAAGCTACGCTAAAGGATAGCCTGGAATAAGATAGTATGTGAGAAATGTGAAGACCAGCAGGCTATGTAACCTGTGTAGTCATAAACACGCCAGCTGAAGCACTCCGAAGACTCAGGACATTACTTTAATATCTGTCATACTTGGACAGCAGATTCCTTCCCACTGCGCTTCTTGAAGATAGCTTTCAGGGACAGTCTCAAAACCCAGTCCTGATCCCATTGCACTGAGCACTGCTAAAAAACATCTCCGTGTGTGTTCTGCGAGGGAACAGATTTACAGCTCACTTACTACTCGGCAAGAATTGCTTGCCTATGTCCTTCACCCGCGACTGCGCGACTGAATGACGGTAAGTTGCCCTTCCAGAGGGGTTACAGAGAGATGAAAGCCCTGTTAGAATAGCAGATGCTGCAAGAATATGTCATCATTTGCTTTACAGGCAAAACTAGAACCACTACACACAAACGTGCAGGATGAAGTGCTTCCAGGGTTTTGAACTGGTCATTTCTTCACCGTTTGAAAATCCTTTGTTTGTCAGCAATAAGCAGGCTTAGGTGGCACTTGCAGAGCTGTCTGCAAGGGGGGGCCATaggaagggaaggggctgaCATTGATTACAAGATTGCCTGTGACGGCAGCCAACTGgagtcagaaattaaaaaaatccccgTTGATTTTACAAACTATTTTCAAAGTCTGTTGGACATTATGACTTATTAAAACTCACATAACGACTGCAGCAGTCAGAAATGCATCATGTGAAAGGAATTGAAGAAGTGGAGTTCATcatattctgtgtttctgaaacagTGCACCATTTTTCATCTTAATCACTAACAAGGACAAAATCATCAATTACTGCAGATAACCCTTGGATATGAAGACTTGAGCAGGCTCCACTGCTTGAAGGCAGTTTCCAACCCCCTTCTCTCAGAGGGTATGAATTTAGAGAGCACGGTTCAATAAAAAAGGTGCATCAATCACAGTTTGGAGTCCAGCTCCTGGCTGACAGAAAGGCTCTGGAATCAGTGCTTAGAAGTACCATAGTGTAGCTTCAAAACATCTAACATCAATTGATGTTCACCAACCTTGTGGTCCTCCAAGTGTCGGTTTTCCATCTTCATCTGACACTTGCAGGTAACCTACAATAAACAGACCTCATTAGATTAATTGCCACAGAGGACAGCAGTTTTAGAGGAGAAGTGCGTTTCTCACCTCCATGTGCTCAGATGCAAAATGGTTCTTCATTTCCGACTTCGGGATG contains:
- the LOC129735268 gene encoding TRAF-type zinc finger domain-containing protein 1-like isoform X1, coding for MKMENRHLEDHKAFVCLLRLVLCPYCEIQLPLKAMVNHELYCGTRTEKCENCHRYILVRDLKEHPQVCGLEGIQTQGSAPSDFTDEDEDAYWQDLWYSASESGTGNYAGPLWGMPKGLEKQIYSSCVGDTP
- the LOC129735268 gene encoding TRAF-type zinc finger domain-containing protein 1-like isoform X2, coding for MKMENRHLEDHKAFVCLLRLVLCPYCEIQLPLKAMVNHELYCGTRTEKCENCHRYILVRDLKEHPQVCGLEGIQTQGSAPSDFTDEDEDAYWQDLWYSASESGTDDEPVTLPCPCCDLQYPICERMDHEV